Proteins encoded by one window of Sulfuricurvum sp. IAE1:
- a CDS encoding NAD(P)-binding domain-containing protein, translated as MGHTYQLAIIGAGPAGIATAVESYVLGMRDIVLLEKDENHNATIRKFYKDSKRVDKDWKGQKVELDGTIYFVDGTKESTLDFFDRLLDNEVLELRTHTEVQKIVKDGDAFNVQIAGGTVRAKYVVVTIGRMGKPNKPDYKIPPSIRDQVHYTLDGCGAGEKIMVVGGGDSAIEYAVELAGKNEVAICYRRGTFRRANPTNQADIAQAMANGSVRALLNTEIAGLENESGKVNVLFADGSSEPFDRIVYAIGGTTPSGFLAGSGIREEDGKPVHDDNYETNIPGLFVAGDITQESGGSIALGLNHGFAIARYIQSL; from the coding sequence ATGGGACACACCTACCAATTGGCGATTATCGGCGCCGGGCCGGCCGGGATAGCGACGGCCGTGGAAAGTTACGTGCTGGGAATGCGCGATATCGTGCTGCTGGAAAAAGACGAAAACCACAATGCGACCATCCGCAAATTTTACAAAGACAGCAAACGGGTCGACAAGGATTGGAAAGGGCAGAAGGTCGAGCTGGACGGAACCATCTATTTCGTCGACGGAACCAAAGAGTCAACCCTCGATTTTTTCGACCGTCTGCTTGATAATGAAGTGCTTGAACTCCGGACCCATACCGAAGTGCAGAAAATCGTTAAAGACGGCGATGCGTTCAACGTGCAGATTGCGGGAGGCACGGTTCGGGCCAAGTACGTCGTCGTGACGATCGGGCGGATGGGAAAGCCGAATAAACCCGATTACAAAATTCCCCCCTCCATCAGGGATCAGGTTCACTATACGCTTGACGGCTGCGGTGCGGGGGAAAAGATCATGGTGGTGGGCGGAGGCGATTCGGCGATTGAATATGCGGTCGAACTGGCAGGTAAAAACGAGGTGGCGATCTGTTACCGGCGGGGGACGTTTCGTCGGGCGAACCCCACCAACCAGGCCGATATCGCACAGGCGATGGCAAACGGAAGCGTCCGGGCGCTTTTGAACACCGAGATCGCAGGGCTCGAAAACGAAAGCGGAAAAGTGAACGTCCTGTTCGCCGACGGTTCATCAGAACCGTTCGACCGGATTGTCTACGCGATCGGAGGGACGACGCCGAGCGGTTTTTTGGCAGGCAGCGGGATCCGTGAAGAGGACGGAAAGCCGGTCCATGACGACAATTACGAGACGAATATTCCCGGCCTCTTCGTCGCCGGAGATATTACCCAGGAATCGGGAGGCTCCATCGCGCTGGGGCTGAATCACGGCTTTGCGATCGCCCGTTACATCCAGTCGCTCTAA
- a CDS encoding AMMECR1 domain-containing protein → MSQSVLLTIARRSIEEVLQAENIIDRNELLEQYPVLTQPIATQVNLYLGDELRGSAKSVSAERSLLEDIIRNAKIAAFQDNRFSPLVTSEYLRTSVELILFSAEGPLSHKDAPILPE, encoded by the coding sequence GTGTCACAATCGGTACTGCTTACCATTGCCCGCCGCTCCATCGAAGAGGTTCTTCAAGCTGAAAACATCATCGACCGGAACGAATTACTGGAGCAATATCCCGTTTTGACGCAGCCGATCGCAACGCAGGTCAACCTCTATCTCGGTGACGAGCTCAGAGGAAGCGCCAAAAGCGTCTCTGCCGAACGGTCACTGCTTGAAGACATCATCCGCAACGCCAAAATCGCCGCTTTTCAGGACAACCGTTTTTCTCCACTGGTCACTTCCGAATACCTTCGTACTTCGGTCGAGCTGATCCTTTTCAGCGCCGAAGGACCCCTCAGCCATAAAGACGCCCCGATTCTCCCGGAATAA
- a CDS encoding biotin synthase, with the protein MKKIFLCSICNINSGTCNEDCKFCSQSVKYKADIERYKQKPVDKILDEARRLEALGALGFCLVTAQKGLDDKTLEFVCDVARAVKKEVPRLRLIACNGTASVEQLRELRQAGVAAYNHNLETSREFYSQICTTHPWEERYETCENVNSVGLKLISGGIFGMGETHEDRISMLRSLKELNPVSVPLNFYHHNPALPLDPSPLSVDEALSLITLARQTLDGADRIMIAGGREITFKERQNEIFDAGANSIVIGDYLTTAGRDAHQDLQMLRGLGFEIATSPEDK; encoded by the coding sequence ATGAAAAAAATATTTCTCTGTTCCATCTGCAACATCAACAGCGGTACCTGCAACGAGGATTGCAAATTCTGCAGCCAGAGCGTCAAATACAAAGCCGATATCGAACGGTACAAACAAAAACCTGTCGATAAAATTCTTGATGAAGCGCGACGCCTTGAAGCTCTCGGCGCACTCGGGTTCTGCCTCGTGACGGCCCAAAAAGGGCTGGACGACAAAACACTCGAATTCGTCTGCGACGTCGCACGTGCGGTAAAAAAAGAGGTCCCGAGGCTCCGTTTGATCGCCTGTAACGGTACCGCTTCGGTAGAGCAGCTTCGCGAACTGCGCCAGGCGGGGGTCGCGGCCTACAACCACAACCTGGAGACAAGCCGCGAATTTTATTCCCAAATATGCACCACCCATCCGTGGGAGGAACGGTATGAGACATGTGAAAACGTCAACAGCGTCGGATTGAAACTGATCAGCGGCGGTATTTTCGGAATGGGAGAGACCCACGAAGACCGCATCAGCATGCTCCGCTCGCTTAAAGAACTCAATCCCGTATCGGTCCCGTTAAATTTTTACCACCATAATCCCGCTCTGCCGCTCGATCCAAGCCCGCTGAGCGTGGATGAAGCCCTTTCTCTCATTACCCTTGCACGCCAAACGCTCGATGGGGCCGATCGGATCATGATCGCCGGCGGACGCGAAATCACCTTCAAAGAACGGCAAAACGAAATTTTTGACGCGGGAGCCAACAGTATCGTCATCGGCGACTACCTCACGACCGCCGGACGTGACGCCCATCAGGATCTGCAAATGCTTCGCGGACTCGGTTTCGAGATTGCTACCTCACCCGAAGACAAATAG
- a CDS encoding metallophosphoesterase — MHQMQKPHAGRRRERGMKIGLLSDTHSKKGRSQRMIDHLVSQGAEFLIHAGDIVKPEILEQLKASGLRYVAVYGNNDAKLVEYHDRYNLVEEPHYFKLGGATFKLMHLPFYMTADAEIVIFGHTHVFECDFKNRTLFLNPGECCARDRAFSSGAMLEITQELLRVTHYSRAVGSDTFEERHYTFERS, encoded by the coding sequence ATGCACCAAATGCAAAAACCGCACGCCGGTAGAAGAAGAGAACGGGGAATGAAAATCGGCCTTTTGTCCGATACCCACAGCAAAAAAGGGCGTTCGCAACGTATGATCGACCATCTTGTGTCGCAAGGGGCGGAGTTTTTGATCCATGCGGGCGACATCGTCAAGCCCGAAATCCTCGAACAACTCAAAGCCAGCGGTTTACGCTACGTCGCGGTATACGGGAATAATGACGCGAAACTGGTCGAATACCATGACCGGTACAATCTTGTAGAAGAACCCCATTATTTCAAACTCGGCGGTGCGACGTTCAAGCTGATGCACCTGCCGTTTTACATGACCGCGGATGCCGAAATCGTGATTTTCGGCCATACCCACGTGTTCGAATGCGATTTCAAAAACCGCACCCTCTTCCTGAACCCGGGAGAATGTTGTGCACGGGACAGAGCGTTCTCCAGCGGGGCGATGCTTGAAATCACCCAGGAGTTGCTCAGGGTCACCCATTATTCGCGTGCCGTGGGAAGCGACACGTTCGAAGAGCGCCATTACACCTTTGAAAGATCGTAA